The following DNA comes from Lonchura striata isolate bLonStr1 chromosome 4, bLonStr1.mat, whole genome shotgun sequence.
tttcaggtgATACTCAGCTTTTAGTAATAGCCCTGCAGTTTAAGTTTTGTTATCAGCTTTGGATATGAATGGTTCTCTTCCTGTAGGACAAGACTGCCAATTTCAGTCTGATGTGTTGAATGCTCTCAGGGTCAAAATTAAGCTGAGGGTAGCACGTTtcagtttcaaaaaaaaaaaaaaattaaaaagcgcctttatttttatttatctgcaTGACTGGACAATATCCTACCAGATTCCCACTCATCTtgttatgaaaaagaaatataagaGTTTGGATGCATGCAACAGTAGTGACTTTAGTTCTGATGTTTTAAAATCACACCcagaatacagaaaaatacagtagaaaatgtgttttgaaacTGTTTTGCGATAACTAGCAAGTGTTATCTGTTGAAATTGGCTCCACtaagaaacaaggaaagaagGCAAAGTAAGATCCTGGCCTAGGATGTACCATCATTGACTGAAATACATGATTATTCTGATGATCATCATGCCTTTGAACTCAGAGGAGTGTTTGCTGGAGGTCAGTTCCTGCACAGAGTAGCCAGTTTTGCCATTGAGCAGTTACTTTCAGTATggcctttcctttttttgttttggcatGAATTCTGCCGTTTTGCCTGCTACTTCTTACCAGGCTCTTGCAGTCTACATCCCAGTACTGCTGGACTGTGTCCTTGTCTTCTGCAAGTTCACCTGCCTTTGCCTTATTCCTGTAAAGGCCCAGTGCTTTCCTGCTCTCCAAGCATCAACACTGCCACTGTCTCCACACTGAAATAGCAAGTTCTGTTCAGGATGCTTTTTGGCTGGACCCTGTCTCCAGTACCATACCCAGCACATCTCCACATACCCTGTTGCCTCATTTCTCAGGGGCCATTAAACCTGAAATTGTAAAGGCTAGATTGCAATCTTAAAATGCTCATGCCTTTTGTTAACAGTCAAAACAGTCCATGTTATGTGGCCTGTAACTTATTGAGGGTGTTTTTTTCCTACCATTTACACAGGCTCAGAAGACACAAAAACCACCTCAAAaaccagctcctgcagtggtTTCAGTTGCACCAGCTTTGAAGGATCCATTGGTCAAGAAACCAGAAATCAAGTTAAAACCTGAGACCCCACCAGCTTTTCTGGCATTCAAGAGAACAGAAGTCAAGGTAATGTAGTTTAAATTTACCAGAGGAAGAGTTTGTTTCACTGCAAAGAtaatagggtttttttcaattACACCAATCTTTTCACATTAGAACCATAATTGAAAATAGTCTCTTACACTGTGTGGACTGAGTAGTAGCAGAGCATAGTGGGTTTGTATGAACACTGAAAGaataggaggaaaaaagccTCACTTCATgtgtggatgccccatctctggaagtgttcaaggccaagctgggtggggctctgagcagaCTGGTCAAGTGGAAGGCATCCCTGCCTATGGCTGGGGGATTGGAACTAGAATGATTTTGAAAGTCCTTTCCACAATGTgaataattctatgattctatgaattgtataaaatacattatttgcTCTCTCTAGTCAAGCAATATATGTGTATTTTGACACTTGGAAGGCTTTTTCTCATGGCAACAGTGGTCCTGACAGTGCTGGGTTTACACTTGAatttgatgatcttgaaggtcttttctAGTCTAgatggttctgtgattccattGTAGGGAAAGTGTTGCTGACTCTGTGAGATTTAATTTAGGAGCTTCTTAAATATAATCTGATCTAGGAGGTGGCATTTCTGCCCATGGTAGTaaggttggaacaagatgatctttaaggtcctttcctgcccaaaccattctgtgattctcttctttaattctgtgttgcctcatgtttctgtttttccaagTTAAAATATTGAGTAAAGGTCAATTTGGTCAAAGGCGGTAAACCAGAAGCAGTGTAATAAATAACAGAGTAGTCTAATAAAGCATGACCTTTTCTTAGGAAAATATAGTTTTAtctgaaaatgaaagcatttattCATGTGCTCAAAGTTATATTTGCCATTGCTTTACCTGGATGCAAACCATCATGAATACTAGGATGGGTATTGCTCTGGCACTTAGACTTGTGAATTACTTTGTTCACCCCAGCAGAATTATTTATGTGCCTAAACGTGTTGTAAGAGCTGGGGCCTGATTTCTCCATCAAATTTACTGTTTAGAAGTTGTCTGGGTATAGTATAAAAGGAGTGTTACTTTAATAGAGAGGTTTAGTCTTTGCTTTGACTCTGCCATTTGGTCTAACTCTGATTTAAATCAACAAATCATCTTCACCTGAAGCCTGGGAATAGTAGGGTTTAAGGTGTGGGAACTCAGTGTGGATAACACAGTGCTTCACAGGCAAAGGGAACTCATGTTTGCAGAAAGTTTGTCTTTTGCAGTACCTGAATGGGAAAAGACTATAAGatagtattttttattaattctgtCTGTGGAACAAGTTGCTCAGAAtcaagaagaaaggaaacagtTTAGATCCTGCTACTTCAACAGTTTCTGTCTGATTCTTGTCTGAGCATCTGTCAGCTTGTTGAAAAGTGACACCTGGTAACAAcagtaaacaaataaaaaagaagaccACCACCTTTTTTATAGTTCAcaaatttgggtttttattatttatggAGAGATCACAGTGCTGTACAGTAGCTACTAAGTGTACAGAAGAAAGGGGAGAAAGGATACTCTGTTCTTTGTGCCTGAGAGATTAAAAGTTGGCTGCACCTGGCATCCTTTCCTGTTCTTGTTAGTACTTTTCaactgtggtgaccagtgattAAATATTGGCCACTCGCTGGGTGTTCCTGGGAAAAGAACTGAATCAGAGGCTCAGTGTACTCCTGCTGCAATGTGTTACACAAATAGAAGCTGCTATAATaagaatgcttattttttttagaCCTCGGCAGCAGTTTCGGGGAACTCTGCCAGTACAAGCGTTTCCTCTTCAGCAACGAGCGGCCTTACAGGATGGGCTGCTTTTGCAGCCAAAACCTCCTCTGCCAACCCTTCAACTGCCAAACTGGGATCGACAGCACAGAATGCCAGCGGGAAACCCGCAGCTTCCTCAAATAACCAGAAACCCGTGGGTTTGTCAGGGCTGGCGACTTCCAAGACAGGACTGGGGGCCAAAGCAGCTTCTGCCAACAGCAGCGCAAACCCCGTTCAGCTGAAGCCTCCGCCGCCGCTGACCCTGGGGAAGACGACGCTGAGCCGCTCGGTGAGCAGCGACAACGTGAGCAAGGCGGGGCTGCCCAGCCCCGGCACCGCTGTGCCCAGCGCCGGCGGCCCGGCCGGCGGCGGCaacggcggcggctccgcgggcggCAGCGCGGCCGGCGCCGCCAAAGCCGCGGCTGACAGCGGCGCCCAGCCGGCCCCTCCGAAGGGCCCGACCTCGCAGGAGTCCCAGCTCAATGCCATGAAAAGGCTACAGATGGTCAAGAAGAAGGCTGCTCAAAAGAAGCTCAAGAAATAGTCTGGCTGCTTGCTGATGTTGTTGGTTGTGTGCAGTGAAACAGGAGTGTAGGTTTTACTTAAAGGAAATCATCCCAGGTACTGGACTGAAAGAGGTTAAATCAGGGAAGCCCAAACCTTATGTTATACAGAAGGTCAAACTTTAATAATCCTCATAGTCCTGCCTTTCCAAATCTGTGAATTGAATATGTTAGAGGAATTCATTATTACATGCTCCTGGTTTTGTAGCTCAAAACACTGAAACTTGAAATTGTAGATGTTGGGTATTTTTTACCCCCACATTTATGTAGATACTTAATAAATTGAACTTACTGAAACCATcattcttaaaaattaaataaatattaataataaaagtaTTATTAATCTGGGAAGCCATTGCCATTCTTCTTTCGCCCCATATTCCAACATTTAGAATGCTTCAGATGTTCAACATCGTGCAGTTTATTACCTCGAATTATAAAGCTTGTTagaggaaaaaatcctttaattaaaaaatttaactGTTCAATAACAGTGTATTTAAGCTGAAATTTTTTGTTTGGCAGTTTGCTAAATtggcttgttttggttttatacAGTGAGAAACTTCAACtaaaaaggacaaaagagaGTCAAAACTGTCTTCAAGTTTTCTTAAAATGTAGAGAATCATCCTGTATTTGAGAAGTATCAGATACTTGAGCTCTCCAATGTTACCCCTGAGCTGTTCTTCATGG
Coding sequences within:
- the INTS12 gene encoding integrator complex subunit 12; this encodes MAATVNLELDPIFLKALGFLHSKSKDSAEKLKALLDESLARGTDSSYRPSQKEVEQPKVSVTKPIKQEPKASSSLPSGNNNGKPTASEKVKKETEKRSSDKTKGDPAEGADAPKKPRVEKQEARSSPITVQTSKDLSMPDLSSFEETSADDFAMEMGLACVVCRQMTVTFVNQLVECQECHNLYHQDCHKPQVTDKEVNDPRLVWYCARCTRQMKRMAQKTQKPPQKPAPAVVSVAPALKDPLVKKPEIKLKPETPPAFLAFKRTEVKTSAAVSGNSASTSVSSSATSGLTGWAAFAAKTSSANPSTAKLGSTAQNASGKPAASSNNQKPVGLSGLATSKTGLGAKAASANSSANPVQLKPPPPLTLGKTTLSRSVSSDNVSKAGLPSPGTAVPSAGGPAGGGNGGGSAGGSAAGAAKAAADSGAQPAPPKGPTSQESQLNAMKRLQMVKKKAAQKKLKK